From Fibrobacter sp. UWB4, the proteins below share one genomic window:
- a CDS encoding low molecular weight protein-tyrosine-phosphatase — translation MKNILVVCTGNICRSPTGEYLLKKELGPGFNVMSAGLGALVDNPAHEISQKIALQHGIDMSAHKARQINLDILKWADLILVMENGHKRELLHKYPWLEGKVFRYGESHQVDIPDPYRRPENAFVLAWNFISKLTPYWVEKIRQSEANK, via the coding sequence ATGAAAAATATTCTTGTCGTTTGCACTGGGAACATCTGCCGTAGCCCTACAGGGGAATACCTTTTGAAAAAGGAACTTGGACCGGGCTTTAACGTGATGAGTGCTGGGCTTGGAGCGTTGGTTGATAATCCGGCTCACGAAATATCGCAGAAGATTGCTTTGCAGCATGGCATTGATATGAGCGCCCATAAAGCGCGCCAAATCAATTTGGATATTCTCAAGTGGGCTGATTTGATTTTGGTGATGGAAAACGGACATAAAAGGGAACTTTTGCATAAATATCCGTGGCTTGAAGGTAAGGTTTTCCGTTATGGTGAATCCCACCAGGTCGATATTCCGGACCCGTATCGAAGACCTGAAAACGCGTTTGTTCTCGCATGGAATTTCATTTCCAAGCTGACACCGTATTGGGTTGAAAAGATTAGACAAAGTGAAGCTAATAAATAA